A single Streptomyces sp. Edi2 DNA region contains:
- a CDS encoding helix-turn-helix transcriptional regulator, producing MKDEESGNRLGSYLRARRELVSPEQAGLPPGGNRRVPGLRREEVALLAGISPDYYLRLERGRDKNPSPQVLESLARVLQLDDIERTYLLGLAAARPRAPRRKRPEHVPARVHELLAHLQIPAFVEGRAFDVLASNPMAVALSPRLQPGKNRLLSLLLDPEEQAFQQDWTKATADSVAALRTTIGDDTDNPRFVELVGELALSSQRFRTLWARHDVRSLDGGTTTVHHPVAGELRLHRDKLAIGDVILVVYYPDKDSDSDEKLRLLAALSHTESAGTAHDRPADAPRPKTP from the coding sequence ATGAAGGATGAGGAATCCGGCAACCGGCTCGGCAGCTACCTTCGTGCCCGGCGTGAGCTGGTCTCCCCGGAGCAGGCAGGACTCCCGCCCGGGGGCAACCGCCGCGTGCCCGGCCTGCGCCGTGAGGAAGTCGCCCTGCTCGCCGGAATCAGTCCCGACTACTACCTGCGCCTGGAACGGGGCCGTGACAAGAACCCCTCACCGCAGGTCCTCGAATCACTCGCGCGGGTCCTGCAGCTCGACGACATCGAGCGGACGTATCTGCTCGGCCTCGCGGCGGCACGCCCCAGGGCGCCGCGGCGCAAGCGGCCCGAGCACGTACCGGCGCGCGTGCACGAGCTGCTCGCCCACCTTCAGATCCCCGCGTTCGTCGAAGGGCGCGCGTTCGATGTCCTAGCCTCCAACCCCATGGCGGTCGCGCTCTCCCCCCGCCTGCAGCCCGGCAAGAACCGGCTGCTCTCCCTCCTCCTCGACCCCGAGGAACAGGCATTCCAACAGGACTGGACGAAGGCCACCGCGGATTCTGTCGCCGCCCTTCGCACCACCATCGGGGACGACACCGACAACCCCCGGTTCGTCGAACTCGTCGGAGAACTCGCACTGTCCAGTCAGCGGTTCCGCACCCTGTGGGCCCGCCATGACGTCCGCAGTCTCGACGGAGGCACGACCACCGTCCACCACCCCGTTGCCGGTGAACTACGCCTCCACCGCGACAAACTCGCCATCGGCGACGTCATCCTCGTCGTCTACTACCCCGACAAGGACAGCGACAGCGACGAGAAACTGCGGCTCCTCGCCGCACTCTCACACACCGAGTCCGCCGGTACAGCACACGACAGACCGGCGGACGCCCCGCGCCCAAAGACACCCTGA